A genome region from Psychrobacter jeotgali includes the following:
- a CDS encoding type II toxin-antitoxin system HicB family antitoxin yields MLNYPIAIFKDEGMDNYAAIVPDIDGCFPLGDTIDDTIQEAESLIYDHIEYMLDKGMSFDFHTSEIESLKTNPDFKDTLVWAIVSIDDTKFSTKQVRFNVSWPEYLLKRVDHYAEANHETRSGFLAKAVQKVLV; encoded by the coding sequence ATGTTAAATTATCCCATCGCTATATTCAAAGACGAAGGCATGGACAACTATGCGGCTATCGTACCTGATATCGATGGCTGCTTCCCTTTAGGAGATACCATCGATGATACTATTCAAGAAGCTGAGTCGCTAATTTATGACCATATAGAATATATGCTCGATAAAGGTATGAGTTTTGACTTTCATACCAGTGAGATAGAGTCATTGAAAACCAATCCAGATTTCAAAGATACTTTGGTTTGGGCTATCGTCAGTATTGATGATACTAAATTCTCAACTAAGCAGGTACGCTTTAACGTCAGTTGGCCAGAGTATTTGCTCAAGCGAGTTGACCATTATGCCGAAGCAAACCATGAGACTCGTTCAGGATTTTTGGCAAAAGCGGTACAAAAAGTATTGGTATAA
- a CDS encoding Na+/H+ antiporter family protein — MTINAVLLAVVIMLGLSLARVHVVLSLLIGALAGGLIAGLGVTATLEAFQEGIQNGAGIALSYALLGAFAVAIAHSGLPQSLAGAVIKRIDAGGTSGMIKYTLFAGLVMMSCFSQNLIPIHIAFIPLLVPPLLLAFNRMQIDRRLIACLLTFGLVTTYMFIPYGFGDIYLNQIMLKNVGEAGIDITDISVTKAMAIPALGMFVGLLTAIFISYRKPRQYQQLAINKEERDAIVEGNDLSKKAASAQSQSKMKTLVALAAIVTAFVVQLYTDSLLLGSMFGFAVFMATGVVKWRDADTVFNDGIKLMAMIGFIMITAQGFAEVMKATGEIAPLIDGATNLFAGNKAVAALVMLAIGLVVTMGIGSSFSTIPIVAAIYVPLCMSLGFSPLATVAIIGTAGALGDAGSPASDSTLGPTSGLNVDGQHDHIRDSVVPTFLHYNIPLLIFGWIAAMVL; from the coding sequence ATGACCATAAACGCAGTATTACTAGCGGTAGTCATCATGCTTGGGCTATCACTGGCGCGGGTACATGTGGTGCTCAGTTTGCTTATTGGCGCGCTGGCAGGCGGTCTTATCGCAGGTTTGGGCGTCACTGCGACCTTAGAGGCCTTTCAAGAAGGTATCCAAAACGGCGCTGGTATTGCGCTCTCTTATGCCTTGCTTGGCGCTTTTGCGGTAGCTATTGCGCATTCAGGACTGCCGCAATCTTTGGCAGGCGCGGTTATCAAACGTATCGATGCTGGCGGCACCAGCGGCATGATTAAGTATACGCTGTTTGCTGGTCTGGTGATGATGAGCTGCTTTAGCCAAAACTTGATCCCCATTCATATCGCCTTTATCCCGCTATTGGTGCCGCCATTGCTCTTAGCCTTTAACCGCATGCAGATTGATAGACGCTTAATTGCCTGTTTGCTAACTTTTGGTTTGGTGACCACTTATATGTTTATCCCGTATGGCTTTGGAGATATTTATCTTAACCAAATCATGCTGAAAAACGTCGGCGAGGCGGGTATCGATATCACTGATATCTCAGTTACCAAAGCCATGGCGATTCCAGCACTGGGCATGTTTGTCGGTTTGCTCACAGCTATATTCATAAGTTATCGCAAGCCGCGGCAGTATCAGCAATTGGCTATCAATAAAGAAGAGCGTGATGCCATTGTAGAAGGCAACGATTTAAGTAAAAAGGCCGCCAGTGCGCAATCTCAAAGTAAAATGAAAACCCTAGTGGCTCTCGCTGCGATTGTGACCGCTTTTGTGGTCCAGCTCTATACCGATTCGCTGTTGCTCGGTTCGATGTTTGGTTTTGCGGTATTTATGGCGACAGGCGTGGTCAAGTGGCGGGATGCCGATACGGTGTTTAACGATGGTATCAAGCTGATGGCAATGATTGGCTTTATCATGATTACTGCGCAAGGCTTTGCCGAAGTTATGAAAGCGACGGGGGAGATTGCACCGCTCATTGATGGCGCAACCAATTTATTCGCTGGCAATAAAGCCGTGGCTGCGCTAGTGATGTTAGCGATTGGTCTGGTGGTCACCATGGGTATCGGTTCGTCATTCTCGACCATTCCGATTGTGGCGGCGATTTATGTGCCACTATGTATGTCACTAGGGTTCTCGCCACTAGCGACCGTTGCCATTATCGGTACAGCAGGAGCGCTGGGTGATGCCGGCTCGCCAGCGTCCGATTCGACTTTGGGGCCAACATCGGGTCTTAACGTTGATGGGCAGCACGACCATATCAGAGACAGCGTTGTGCCAACATTTCTACACTATAATATTCCGCTATTGATATTTGGTTGGATTGCAGCGATGGTGTTGTAA
- the lon gene encoding endopeptidase La, which translates to MSEHNIDKDNIDIDVSAAISDDNEPDNIQEQTPENYLPLLALRDVVVYPHMQIALFVGRAPSVKAVELAQAEYGDKVLVVAQKDSLTEDIDQDNLYQYGTVCRIVSTMPHDSDENCIKVLIEGQYRARVDTLEDHQEVLMATFERADIEVEMDDSQQKNTIKALTGLFEDYADARLRNARELTRVAKRIDDLLELVYFISTRVSMELDVKQSFLENDDIKAHINTLTEYLVKQSAEQNIEQEIQDAVRQQMEDNQREYFLNEKMKAIKNELSDMNDGAFDGEDDVSELEQRLEDADLPEDVRKKADQELKKLKMMPPASSESSVVRNYIEWILDTPWNATTKVSINLDKAKTVLDEDHYGLKDVKDRILEYLAVQSRVKKLRGPILCLVGPPGVGKTSLGESIARATGRKYVRMALGGVRDEAEIRGHRRTYIGAMPGKIVQSLAKVEVKNPLFLLDEIDKMAQDFRGDPASALLEVLDPSQNDTFNDHYLDMDLDLSQVMFICTANSMDIPPALLDRMEVIRLPGYTEEEKVNIAQKYLVPKAIKQNGLKDGEIEIVEAALHSIVRNYTREAGVRNLEREVNKICRKVVRGSVESHGARAPKKAERELVVVDDKNIDDYLGVHQYDYGLAEEEPEIGRVTGLAWTQVGGELLTIEAVAMKGKGELSFTGSLGDVMKESIRAAMSVVRARGDSLGIDYETVKTTDVHVHMPEGATPKDGPSAGGALTTALVSALTGIAIRPDIAMTGEITLRGKILRIGGLKEKLLAAHRGGIKHVLIPADNERDLADIPDNVKEGLTIQPVSTIDEVLKVALVSMPTPLKPAKVTVDKTAGKALHN; encoded by the coding sequence ATGAGTGAACATAACATTGACAAAGACAACATCGATATCGATGTTTCAGCTGCTATCTCTGATGATAACGAGCCCGATAATATTCAGGAGCAAACACCGGAGAATTATCTACCGCTGTTAGCCTTAAGAGATGTCGTGGTCTATCCGCACATGCAGATTGCCCTATTCGTTGGTCGTGCGCCTTCGGTGAAAGCCGTTGAGCTGGCACAAGCGGAATACGGCGATAAGGTGCTGGTTGTGGCACAAAAAGATTCGCTAACCGAAGATATTGATCAAGATAACCTTTATCAATATGGTACGGTTTGTCGTATCGTTAGCACCATGCCGCATGATAGCGATGAGAACTGCATCAAGGTTCTTATCGAAGGTCAATACCGTGCCCGTGTCGACACCTTAGAAGATCATCAAGAAGTGTTGATGGCGACCTTTGAGCGTGCTGATATTGAAGTCGAGATGGATGACAGTCAGCAAAAGAACACTATCAAAGCCCTAACCGGTCTATTTGAGGATTATGCGGATGCCCGTCTGCGTAATGCTCGTGAGTTGACCCGGGTGGCTAAGCGTATCGATGACTTATTAGAGCTGGTGTACTTCATTTCTACTCGCGTATCTATGGAGCTTGATGTTAAGCAATCATTTCTAGAAAATGATGATATCAAAGCCCATATCAACACTTTGACTGAATACTTAGTCAAGCAAAGTGCTGAGCAAAATATCGAGCAAGAAATTCAAGATGCGGTTCGTCAGCAAATGGAAGACAATCAGCGCGAATACTTCTTGAATGAGAAGATGAAAGCCATTAAGAACGAGCTTTCTGATATGAATGACGGGGCGTTCGACGGTGAAGATGATGTTAGTGAGCTTGAGCAGCGTCTAGAGGATGCTGATCTACCGGAGGATGTACGCAAAAAAGCGGATCAGGAGCTTAAAAAGCTCAAGATGATGCCGCCTGCTTCTAGTGAATCATCTGTCGTGCGTAACTATATTGAATGGATATTGGATACGCCGTGGAATGCGACGACTAAGGTCTCTATCAATCTAGATAAAGCCAAAACTGTGCTTGATGAAGATCATTACGGTCTAAAAGACGTCAAAGATCGCATCTTAGAATATTTAGCGGTACAGTCGCGAGTGAAAAAACTACGCGGACCTATCCTGTGCTTAGTCGGCCCTCCGGGTGTCGGTAAAACCTCGTTGGGTGAGTCGATTGCCCGCGCCACCGGTCGTAAATATGTACGTATGGCGCTTGGCGGCGTGCGTGATGAAGCTGAGATTCGTGGGCATCGCCGCACTTATATCGGTGCAATGCCGGGCAAAATCGTCCAGTCTCTGGCGAAGGTTGAAGTCAAGAACCCGCTATTCTTATTAGATGAGATTGATAAGATGGCGCAAGATTTCCGCGGCGATCCAGCATCAGCGTTACTTGAAGTGCTAGATCCCTCACAGAACGATACGTTTAATGACCATTATTTAGATATGGACTTGGATCTATCGCAAGTGATGTTTATCTGTACCGCAAACAGTATGGATATCCCGCCAGCGCTACTTGATCGCATGGAAGTTATTCGTCTGCCAGGTTATACCGAAGAAGAAAAGGTCAATATCGCCCAGAAATATCTAGTGCCAAAAGCGATTAAGCAAAATGGTCTAAAAGACGGCGAGATTGAGATTGTAGAAGCGGCATTGCATAGCATCGTACGTAACTATACTCGTGAAGCGGGTGTGCGTAACCTTGAACGTGAAGTCAATAAAATCTGCCGTAAAGTGGTTCGCGGTTCGGTTGAGTCGCATGGTGCCCGTGCTCCGAAAAAGGCTGAGCGTGAACTGGTAGTGGTCGATGATAAAAATATCGACGACTATCTAGGTGTCCATCAGTATGACTATGGTCTAGCTGAAGAAGAGCCTGAGATTGGCCGGGTGACTGGCCTTGCTTGGACGCAAGTTGGTGGTGAGCTGCTGACTATCGAAGCCGTCGCTATGAAAGGTAAAGGCGAGCTTAGCTTTACGGGCTCCTTGGGTGATGTAATGAAAGAGTCCATTCGGGCTGCCATGAGCGTGGTACGTGCTCGCGGCGATAGCTTAGGTATTGACTATGAAACGGTCAAAACCACCGACGTCCACGTGCACATGCCAGAGGGCGCAACTCCTAAAGACGGGCCTTCTGCGGGTGGTGCGCTCACCACTGCACTGGTATCGGCGCTGACCGGTATTGCTATTCGTCCAGATATTGCGATGACTGGTGAGATTACCCTGCGTGGTAAAATCCTACGTATCGGTGGTCTAAAAGAGAAGCTACTCGCAGCCCATCGCGGCGGTATCAAGCACGTCTTGATCCCTGCGGATAATGAGCGCGACTTGGCGGATATCCCGGATAATGTCAAAGAAGGTCTGACTATTCAGCCGGTATCAACCATTGATGAGGTGCTAAAAGTGGCGTTAGTCAGTATGCCGACACCCCTCAAGCCTGCCAAGGTCACGGTTGATAAAACTGCTGGAAAAGCACTACATAACTAA
- a CDS encoding META domain-containing protein: protein MMNSLVIKTLTISSYIWLTLSLTSSFAANASPPSAVPQLSSINEPSSITEILPVRIPLIVGSQLPESTYTQPSLTALNRYQWRLTQVTDEQSQTTAIPTDPPLVMDIQPNKLLFYNICNRYRFYFSDRLFSDFPYQMHHSDSLSMSCTPNAGNSDETDLVSIGLKSTLQYTDGRGFGFKWLTQTADSATVALKVDQGKTLIWQGDSKPDAPIIGLPITTKLLESYQWHLVSAIDNSNKTSKPIADFYYPEVPISAHFSTNDQRSRVYFDDTCNGVSGGYLLTADQKLMIGQHPSTDMGCSIERNRIESKLEKLMHNSTSQLHLSLQPSNQKTEDFPRYNLLQTMETGETLVWQNTKKPKRSFEFID, encoded by the coding sequence ATGATGAATAGCTTAGTGATTAAAACACTAACAATATCGAGCTATATTTGGCTTACTTTAAGCTTAACTAGCAGTTTTGCAGCAAATGCGAGCCCACCTAGCGCCGTACCGCAGCTATCTTCTATCAATGAGCCTTCCTCTATTACTGAAATCCTGCCCGTACGCATACCTCTTATAGTAGGATCTCAATTGCCTGAATCAACCTATACGCAACCTTCTTTAACTGCTTTAAACCGTTATCAGTGGCGATTAACTCAGGTTACGGATGAGCAAAGTCAAACCACTGCTATCCCTACTGACCCGCCTTTAGTAATGGATATTCAGCCAAATAAGTTGTTATTTTACAATATTTGTAATCGCTATCGTTTTTATTTCTCTGATCGTCTATTCAGTGATTTTCCCTATCAGATGCACCACTCTGACTCTTTATCGATGAGCTGTACTCCTAATGCTGGAAATAGTGATGAAACCGATTTGGTTAGCATAGGCTTAAAAAGCACCCTGCAATATACTGATGGACGCGGTTTTGGCTTTAAGTGGTTGACGCAAACTGCTGATTCAGCGACTGTGGCACTCAAGGTTGACCAAGGTAAAACCTTGATCTGGCAAGGCGATAGTAAGCCTGATGCGCCTATTATAGGTTTACCGATTACTACCAAGTTGCTTGAAAGCTATCAGTGGCATCTGGTTAGCGCTATCGATAACTCCAATAAGACCTCCAAGCCTATAGCTGACTTTTACTACCCTGAGGTGCCTATCAGCGCACACTTTAGCACTAACGATCAGCGTTCAAGAGTGTACTTTGATGATACTTGTAATGGCGTTAGCGGAGGCTATCTGTTGACCGCTGATCAAAAACTTATGATAGGACAGCACCCTAGTACGGATATGGGCTGTAGCATTGAACGTAATCGAATTGAGAGCAAGCTTGAGAAATTAATGCATAACAGTACCAGCCAGCTGCATTTAAGCTTGCAACCTTCAAATCAAAAAACAGAAGACTTTCCACGCTATAACTTACTCCAGACAATGGAAACCGGTGAGACTTTAGTATGGCAAAACACCAAAAAACCAAAACGTAGTTTTGAATTTATTGATTAG
- a CDS encoding superoxide dismutase family protein: MKKMMFASALLCGSALALTACQTTEGQLQTGNPLNQPALKSTIKTVDGTNREVGQMYLRPVDGGVQVYGKLMNMKPGATVALHIHETGSCADGGKAAGGHFNPDNNPHAHPDNMDGHAGDLPNLKVNADGVATINYVNKKISAAEAGKYSVHRRAFIVHAGADDYTSQPAGASGDRIACGIIEKN; encoded by the coding sequence ATGAAAAAGATGATGTTTGCAAGTGCCTTATTATGCGGTTCAGCTTTAGCTTTGACCGCCTGTCAAACGACTGAAGGTCAATTACAGACGGGTAACCCACTGAACCAGCCTGCATTGAAATCAACTATTAAAACTGTAGATGGAACTAACCGCGAAGTTGGCCAAATGTATCTGCGTCCTGTAGATGGCGGTGTTCAAGTTTATGGTAAGCTTATGAACATGAAGCCAGGAGCGACTGTGGCGTTACATATTCATGAAACTGGTAGCTGTGCTGATGGCGGTAAAGCGGCAGGTGGTCACTTCAATCCTGACAACAACCCTCATGCTCATCCTGATAATATGGACGGCCACGCAGGTGACTTACCAAACTTGAAAGTTAATGCTGATGGCGTTGCTACTATAAACTATGTTAATAAGAAAATCTCTGCGGCTGAAGCTGGTAAATACAGTGTGCACCGTCGTGCCTTTATCGTCCATGCCGGCGCTGATGACTATACTAGCCAACCAGCAGGCGCTTCAGGCGACCGTATTGCTTGTGGCATCATTGAAAAGAACTAA
- the topA gene encoding type I DNA topoisomerase, translating into MAKTATKKSPAAATKSPKGKSLVIVESPAKAKTINKYLGDDFIVRSSIGHVRDLPVSASKSTKKSATTKKDESLSKEEKAQQALVRRMGVDPEHDWAAVYEILPNKTKVIKELKALAKDADKIYLATDMDREGEAIAWHLKEVIGGADSKYERVVFNEITKNAIQNAFKEPSKLDIDRVNAQQARRFLDRVVGFMVSPILWQKVARGLSAGRVQSVAMRLVVEREHEIRAFIPEEYWQIHADTHIEDTKKAAEDIGIRLEATKQAGKTLKLVNKEQTDKVLEVLKTADYLVKEREEKPTQSRPSAPFITSTLQQAASTRLGFSVKKTMILAQRLYEAGHITYMRTDSTFLSGDALAAARGFIEDSYGDKYVPEKPNFYGNKQNAQEAHEAIRPSNVHMKSTQLKGVERDAIRLYELIWRQFVACQMMPAKYLSVNLFVEAGNVELKARGRTMTFDGYTKVMPPAKTDDTLLPDVKKGDVLTLDKLDPSQHFTKPPPRYTEASLVKELEKKGIGRPSTYASIISTIQDRGYVKLENKRLFAEKMGDIVTDRLTDSFPDLMDYTFTAALEDKLDDVAEGGKNWKDVLDNFYGDFKSKVEHAKDKDGMRPNDPTDVPDVHCDLCGRPMQLRTGSTGVFLGCTGYNLPPKERCKGTKNLMPVEAFANLDDAEGDDDTAEVKDLMEKKRCPKCGTAMNGYIVDGGLKLHVCGNNPDCDGYILEEGKFEVPGSDAPTIDCNKCDGQMELKTGRFGPYFACQNCDNTRKVLKTGEPAPPRMDPIHMPDLKSTKHDDYFILREGAAGMFLAASKFPKVRETRAPKLAELRPIQDKMEDKFQYLFEGPDEDPDGNPTILRWSRKKKEQYIGSEKNGKATRWGVYWRKGEWVEE; encoded by the coding sequence ATGGCAAAAACCGCAACTAAGAAAAGTCCTGCCGCTGCTACCAAGAGTCCAAAAGGCAAGTCTTTGGTGATCGTCGAATCACCCGCTAAAGCAAAAACAATTAATAAATATCTAGGTGATGATTTTATCGTACGCTCAAGTATTGGGCACGTGCGTGATTTACCTGTCAGCGCTAGCAAAAGCACTAAAAAATCAGCGACTACCAAAAAAGATGAGAGCTTGAGCAAAGAAGAGAAAGCGCAGCAAGCATTGGTAAGACGTATGGGGGTTGATCCCGAGCATGATTGGGCGGCCGTCTATGAGATATTGCCGAATAAAACCAAAGTGATCAAAGAGCTAAAAGCCCTAGCTAAAGATGCGGACAAAATCTATCTGGCAACGGATATGGATAGAGAGGGGGAAGCTATCGCTTGGCATCTCAAAGAAGTCATCGGCGGTGCTGATAGTAAATACGAGCGGGTAGTGTTTAATGAAATTACCAAAAATGCGATTCAAAATGCCTTTAAAGAGCCCTCCAAGCTCGATATCGACCGTGTAAATGCGCAGCAAGCACGACGCTTTTTGGATCGCGTTGTAGGCTTTATGGTATCGCCTATTCTTTGGCAAAAAGTCGCTCGTGGACTATCGGCAGGGCGGGTGCAGTCGGTTGCTATGCGCTTAGTGGTCGAGCGTGAGCATGAGATTCGTGCCTTTATTCCTGAAGAGTATTGGCAGATTCATGCTGATACGCATATAGAAGATACCAAAAAGGCTGCTGAAGATATAGGCATTCGCTTGGAGGCTACCAAGCAAGCGGGCAAAACGCTTAAGCTGGTCAACAAAGAGCAAACTGACAAAGTATTAGAAGTTCTCAAAACGGCTGACTATCTAGTTAAAGAGCGTGAAGAAAAGCCCACTCAATCACGCCCGAGTGCGCCTTTTATTACCTCGACCTTGCAACAAGCCGCTAGTACCCGTTTAGGATTCTCGGTCAAAAAGACTATGATCTTGGCGCAGCGTCTTTATGAAGCGGGTCATATTACTTATATGCGTACTGACTCGACCTTTTTATCAGGGGATGCGCTAGCGGCTGCACGCGGGTTTATCGAAGACAGCTACGGCGATAAATATGTGCCTGAAAAGCCAAATTTCTATGGCAATAAGCAAAACGCACAAGAGGCGCACGAAGCGATTCGGCCCTCAAATGTCCATATGAAATCGACCCAGCTCAAAGGGGTTGAGCGTGACGCTATTCGTCTGTACGAGCTGATTTGGCGGCAGTTTGTGGCCTGTCAGATGATGCCAGCCAAATATTTATCGGTGAATTTGTTTGTAGAAGCGGGCAACGTTGAGCTAAAGGCCCGTGGTCGTACTATGACTTTTGATGGTTACACTAAAGTTATGCCACCTGCTAAAACTGATGATACGCTACTGCCCGATGTCAAAAAAGGTGATGTATTAACATTAGATAAGCTCGATCCTAGTCAGCACTTTACCAAGCCACCACCACGCTATACGGAGGCCAGTCTAGTCAAGGAGCTGGAGAAAAAAGGTATTGGTCGTCCATCAACTTACGCCTCGATTATCTCCACCATTCAAGATCGCGGTTACGTCAAGCTTGAAAACAAACGTCTGTTCGCTGAAAAGATGGGCGATATTGTCACCGATAGATTGACTGACAGCTTCCCCGATTTGATGGATTATACCTTTACTGCTGCGCTTGAGGATAAGCTTGATGATGTCGCTGAAGGGGGTAAAAACTGGAAAGATGTGCTAGATAACTTCTATGGCGACTTTAAGTCAAAGGTTGAACATGCCAAAGATAAAGACGGCATGCGCCCTAATGATCCGACCGATGTACCGGATGTACACTGTGATCTGTGTGGTCGTCCAATGCAGCTACGTACCGGTTCGACCGGGGTATTCTTAGGCTGCACAGGCTATAATTTGCCGCCTAAAGAGCGCTGTAAAGGTACCAAAAACCTGATGCCGGTTGAAGCCTTTGCCAATCTTGATGATGCGGAAGGCGATGATGATACCGCTGAAGTCAAAGATTTGATGGAGAAAAAACGCTGCCCTAAATGCGGTACCGCCATGAACGGCTATATCGTTGATGGTGGTCTCAAGTTGCACGTCTGTGGTAATAACCCTGACTGCGATGGCTATATCTTAGAAGAAGGCAAGTTTGAAGTGCCGGGCTCAGATGCACCAACCATTGATTGTAATAAGTGCGATGGGCAAATGGAGCTCAAGACCGGACGTTTTGGACCGTACTTTGCTTGTCAGAACTGTGATAATACCCGTAAAGTACTCAAAACTGGTGAGCCTGCACCGCCGCGTATGGATCCTATCCACATGCCGGATCTTAAATCGACCAAGCATGACGATTATTTCATCTTACGCGAAGGGGCGGCTGGAATGTTCTTGGCGGCGTCCAAGTTCCCTAAAGTACGCGAAACTCGCGCCCCTAAACTGGCAGAGCTCCGTCCTATTCAAGACAAAATGGAAGATAAATTCCAGTATTTATTTGAAGGGCCAGATGAAGACCCCGATGGCAATCCTACGATTCTACGCTGGTCGCGTAAGAAAAAGGAGCAGTATATTGGCTCGGAGAAAAACGGCAAGGCCACTCGTTGGGGCGTATATTGGCGTAAAGGTGAATGGGTAGAGGAGTAA
- a CDS encoding DUF2799 domain-containing protein, which produces MLTLSGCATTKPNLTPQQCQTSNWQEVGYADGLRGRSGAYFGHYANSCANVIGATPNRVLWEQGRQQGLKNYCTELNAYKLGREGYDWQPVCPLEGIDKLEEAYAQGRYYYIRQRDLDYLRSPYPFGYSNFGYGPFYRPFGYGW; this is translated from the coding sequence TTGTTAACTTTATCAGGCTGTGCCACCACCAAACCGAATCTAACCCCGCAGCAATGTCAAACTAGTAATTGGCAAGAAGTAGGTTACGCTGATGGACTGCGTGGGCGCTCAGGGGCTTACTTTGGTCACTATGCTAATAGCTGCGCTAATGTGATTGGCGCTACTCCCAATCGAGTGCTTTGGGAGCAAGGTCGTCAGCAAGGACTCAAAAACTATTGTACTGAGCTAAACGCTTACAAACTAGGCCGTGAAGGTTACGACTGGCAGCCAGTCTGCCCGCTTGAAGGTATCGATAAGTTAGAAGAAGCCTACGCACAAGGGCGCTACTACTATATCCGTCAACGTGACCTCGACTATCTGCGCTCGCCTTATCCTTTTGGCTACAGTAACTTTGGCTACGGCCCTTTTTATAGACCATTTGGCTACGGTTGGTAA
- a CDS encoding ExbD/TolR family protein, whose protein sequence is MAFQLGDDDTQSMNEMNLIPLIDVMLVLMIIFLLTATVLNPTVPLNLPQTNAEVNEPPVDPIQISIDKDAGLFWDDESVTMAELQTRLQQQGAAGNDPSIQLRADKEGKYDTVAQVLAAASGAGLTKIAFVNE, encoded by the coding sequence ATGGCTTTTCAATTAGGCGATGACGACACCCAAAGCATGAATGAGATGAATCTTATTCCTCTCATTGATGTGATGTTAGTGTTGATGATTATATTCTTGTTAACCGCAACGGTTTTGAATCCAACGGTTCCGCTTAATCTGCCTCAAACTAACGCCGAGGTGAATGAGCCGCCAGTCGACCCTATTCAAATCAGTATTGATAAGGATGCGGGGCTGTTTTGGGATGATGAGTCTGTCACTATGGCAGAGTTACAGACACGTTTGCAGCAACAGGGTGCAGCTGGCAATGATCCTTCTATTCAGTTACGTGCAGATAAAGAAGGTAAGTATGATACCGTCGCTCAAGTGTTAGCGGCGGCGAGTGGAGCAGGATTGACCAAGATTGCTTTTGTCAATGAATAG
- a CDS encoding MotA/TolQ/ExbB proton channel family protein, protein MDFASYWQYSDMVTRALFFLLLALSVLSWVTGIIRIIQSRKLATTVADDLSAQIQTKNAELATADTATRRLITEQALLKHIGRYRFASERGLPILGTTAAIAPFIGLFGTVWGIFHALHNIGTSGQAGLDQVAGPVGEALIMTGLGIAVAIPAVVFYNLAIRINRRVMYQANDRAHDLLAQAVDVVKPAHSTASKSANAVPSNQKMAGMVNAPANQHSV, encoded by the coding sequence ATGGACTTTGCAAGCTACTGGCAATATAGCGATATGGTAACTAGAGCACTGTTCTTTCTCTTGTTAGCCTTATCAGTGCTTTCTTGGGTGACCGGTATCATCCGAATTATTCAAAGTCGTAAATTGGCAACAACCGTCGCTGACGACTTGAGTGCGCAAATTCAAACAAAAAATGCTGAGCTGGCTACAGCTGATACTGCCACTCGGCGTTTGATTACCGAGCAGGCATTGCTCAAACATATCGGCCGTTATCGCTTTGCTAGTGAGCGCGGATTACCTATCTTAGGCACTACAGCAGCTATCGCCCCATTTATCGGGCTATTTGGTACGGTATGGGGTATTTTTCATGCCCTGCACAATATTGGTACCAGTGGTCAAGCGGGTCTTGATCAAGTCGCAGGACCAGTAGGTGAGGCGCTTATTATGACGGGTTTGGGTATTGCTGTAGCTATTCCAGCGGTAGTGTTCTATAACCTAGCTATTCGTATCAATCGCCGCGTAATGTATCAAGCTAATGACCGGGCGCATGACTTATTGGCGCAAGCTGTTGATGTGGTCAAACCTGCCCATTCAACTGCTAGCAAGTCCGCAAATGCAGTACCTAGTAATCAAAAAATGGCAGGTATGGTAAATGCGCCGGCTAATCAACATAGCGTATAG